In Nitrospirota bacterium, the genomic window TCGGCCCCGGGCTCTTTGCCGGACCTATAGAAGCAAACCACGCCGCACCCCTGTTGACGATATGAGGTATGCATGCGAGCGTCTCCACATTGTTTATCACAGTAGGCTTTCCAAAAAGCCCGACATGCGCTGGAAACGGCGGCTTGATACGCGGCAGTGCCCTCCGCCCTTCGATAGACTCAAGCAGTGCAGTCTCCTCGCCGCAGATGTAAGCCCCAGCCCCCCTGTGCACGTAGATATCATGACTGAACTTCGTTCCCAGAATATTCTTCCCAAGGTAGTTCTTCTGATAAGCCTCTTTAATGGCATCCTCGAGCCTGTCTGCACCAAGGCTAAACTCTCCGCGGATATAGATATATGATGTATCAGCCCCGATAGCGTATGAGGCGATAACCATACCTTCTATCAACTGGTGGGGGTCATATTCTATGATTGCCCTGTCTTTGAATGTACCAGGCTCCCCTTCATCAGCATTACAGCAGAGGTATTTCTGCAGAGTCGGGTCCTTGGGGATAAAGCTCCACTTAAGCCCGGTGGAGAAACCTGCACCGCCGCGCCCCCTTAACCCCGAATCCTTCACCATCTGGATAAGCGAGTCCGGCGTCATCTCAAGCGCCTTCTTCAGGGCCTGATAACCGCCGCTGCTCATGTAAGAGGTAAGCTTATATGAATCCGGCATATTTATATTTTTTAAAAGTACTGGTTCAAACATAATCTACCGTAAACCGTTCAGTATATCCTCAACCTTTGCATCATTAAGGTTTTCATAATACTTGTCATTTATTTGCATCATAGGCGCTGTGCCGCATGAACCAAGACACTCAACTGTCGAGAGGGTAAACTTCTTATCCGGTGTCGTCTCTTTGACCTTAATACCAAGCTTTCTTGAAATAACGTCCACTATATGTTCACCATCCAGAATAGAGCATGAAATATTGGTACAGACCTGTACATGATACTTGCCGACAGGCTTCTTATTGTACATCGTATAGAATGTCGAAACCTCGAAGACAAGGACCGGCTGCACGCCAAGTATCTTTGCGATTTCCCTCATACCCTCTTCAGTAATATAGCCATATTCCCGCTGGACAACATAGAGGCAGGGCATGATACACGAACGCGCCGTTGCATATCTCTTTCTTATCTCTTTTATCTCGTTTGCCGCTGCTTCTGAAAGCATCCCTGTTTCCTCACTTGTCAACTTCACCAAATACCGGGTCAAGGCTTGAAATTACCGAAACAACATCAGCAAAGTATGCGCCCCTTGACATCGGGTCTATACTCTGCAGATTCACGAAGGATGGGGCCCTGATCTTGACCCTGAAGGGTTTTTCAGTCCCATCGCTCTTTATATAAAAACCAAGTTCTCCCTTCGGCGCCTCTATAGAGCAATAGACCTCGCCGACCGGGGTCTTGTATCCGTGTGATATGATTTTGAAATGGTGGATGAGGGCCTCCATGTTGTTATACACGTCCTTCCTTGGCGGTGAAACGATATCAGGCGCATTGGCATTGACCGACCCGTCAGGTAACTGCTGCAGCGCCTGGGATATTATCCGGGCCGCCTGCCTCATCTCCTCCACCCTGCACATATACCTGTCAAAGCAGTCGCCATTGGTGCCTACCGGTACGTCAAAATCAAACCTGTCATAAACCAGATAAGGCTCATCCTTACGTATATCCCACTTGACCCCTGACCCCCTGAGAGAAGGGCCTGTGAGCCCGAGGTCTGTCGCATCCTTTGCAGACAATACGCCTATACCCTTAGTTCTCTGAAGCCATATCCTGTTGCCGGTCAGGAGTGTCTCATATTCATCCACCCGCTTCGGAAATATTTTAATAAACTCAGTGCATTTCTCTACAAAGCCCGCCGGAAGGTCTCCCCGCACTCCGCCGACCTTCATATAGTTGTAAGTCAGCCTGGCGCCGCAAAGCATCTCGAACAGATCAAGTATCATCTCCCTTTCACGGAATGCATACAGGACCATAGTCATTGCGCCGAGGTCCAGTCCCCAGGCGCCAATCGCAAGGAGATGACTTGATATGCGTGATAACTCAGAGGTGATTACCCGTATGTATTTGCCCCTCTCTGGTATCTCAAGGCCAAGCAGTTTTTCCACTGCCATTACATAGCCAAGGTTGTTGGTCATACTGCTGAGATAGTCAAGCCTGTCAGTGTAAGGCACAAACTGGCCATAGAGGAGATTTTCCGCAATCTTTTCCATCCCCCTGTGCAGATACCCTATATCAGGGTCCGCCTTGACTATCTTCTCACCCTGCAGATGGAGGACAAGGTGCATAACACCATGGGTAGAAGGGTGCTGAGGCCCCATGTTAAGGGTCATCTCACGGGTTATCAAGTCCATATTATTTGTTGTAATGTCTAAAGTTTCCGCCATAATGTTCCCATTCATCTACTCACTACTCATTGCCCATTGCTCATTGCTTCTTCTCCACTCCGCACGGATTATACTGATCCTTATATCCAACAAGCGGATAGTCTCTTCTAAGCGGATGTCCCTCCCAGTCCGGGGCCATATAAATCCGTCTAAGGTCAGGATGTCCTGTAAATACAATCCCTACAAGGTCATAAGCCTCCCTCTCCGCAAAGTTGGCACTCTTCCAGACTGATGTTACGCTCGGGACGCTCTCACCCTCTTTGACCCTCACTTTAAGCCTTATACGATGTTTGTGTGGTATGGAATAGAGCTGATAGACGACCTCAAAATAAGAATTGAGGGGACGGCAATCCGTGCCTATAATGTCTGACAGAAAATTAAACTGAAAATCCAGGTCATACTTGAGGGAATTGCATACATCCGCAATATCTTTAGTCGCAATCACATGGGTTATCTCACCACGAAATACTGCAGTCTCAATGATTGATTTACCGAACCTGCTCCTGATCTTTTGAACAAGTACCGGATGTTCTGAAAGAACTTCTTCTTGTTTTAGCTCATTCACGTCCATCACATTCAGCTCTTAAACTTTTCAAGCACAGACGGCATCTCCCGCCGTATCTTCTCCTGTAATTGCAGGAACCCGTATAAAAGGGCCTCCGGCCTTGGTGGACATCCCGGTATATAAATATCTACAGGGACTACAAGGTCTGAACCCTGAACAACACTGTAGGTATTAAACGGTCCGCCTGCTGAGGCGCAACCACCCATCGCAATAACCCATTTTGGATCAGGCATCTGATCATAAAGCCTCTTGACCGCCGGGGCCATCTTCTTGGTCATGGTCCCCGCGATTATCATAACATCCGACTGCCTCGGAGTCGGCCTGAAAACGATACCGAAACGGTCGGTATCATAGCGCGAACATCCTGCTGCAATCATCTCAATGGCACAGCAGGCCAGACCGAACGTCATTGGCCAGAGGGCAGACCTGCGGCCCCAGTTCACAACATTATCCAGAGTGGTAAATAATACATTCTCGTTTATTGCCATTCCAGTGCGCCTTTCTTCCATGCATAAATAAATCCGACCGCAAGTATGGCTATGAAAACAAACATCTCGACAAAGGCAATCCCTCCTATGCTCCTGAGGACAACTGCCCAGGGAAAGAGGAATAATGTCTCAACATCAAATACGATGAACAGGATTGCCACGATAAAAAAATGGATTCTGAAATGTCCCGTTGATGCGCTGCCGATAGGCTCCATACCGCACTCCCAGGGCAATAGTTTTCCCTTAAAAGGATTACTGGGACTTACAATTGAATTGACGAAAAGGACGGTAACCGCAAGGGCAGTAACAAAGCCCACGATTATCAAAACCGGAAGATAGGTCATCAGCATTTTTTGCTTCCCCCCAGTGGTAAGAAAACACCTTAATAGAACTTATACGTTTTGTCAAGGGGGGAAAAGCATGAAAATTTTGTTTGCTGCGCTTTGTTATTCATACCTCAATGCGTCAATCGGATTCAGGAGCGAGGCCTTGTAAGCCGGGTAGAATCCGAAAAAAATACCCACCATAGCTGAGAAACCAAAGGCGAGGAGTATGGACAGGGGAGATATGGTGACAGGCCATCCAGCCAGCATGGAGAGGACTTCCGAACTGACGACTCCGGCAATGATTCCCGCGATGCCACCGATGACGGAAAGGGTCAGGGCCTCCACGATGAACTGAAGCCGGATGTCCCAGGTCCTGGCGCCTACGGCCATCCGGATGCCGATCTCCCGGGTCCTCTCGGTGACAGAGACCAGCATGATGTTCATTATCCCGATCCCGCCCACGATCAGCGAGACCGAGGCAATGGCGCCCAGCAGCAGGGTCATGACCCGCGTGGATTGTTCCGCTGCCTGCATAAACTGGGTGAGGTTTCTGACGCTAAAATCATCCTCTACCCCCGGCCCGATGCGGTGTCTCTGCCTCAGGAGCCGGGTGATCTGTTCCCCGGCTGCGTCGAGATCTTCCGTGCCCGTTGCCTTTACCGAAATCATACGTACCATTCCCGGAAATGCAGTACCAAAAAGCTTTTTCTGGGCGGTCGTCAGGGGGACAAAGATCGTGTCGTCCTGATCCTGCCCTCCGGAGGTCTGACCCTTGGCGGATAGGACCCCAATAACGGTGAAGGGGATCTTCCTGATCCGGATTATCTGGCCCACAGGGTCGAGATCGCCAAACAGATTCTCTATCACTGTTTTCCCCAGCAGGGCCACTTTCGCGGAGCTCTTGATATCCTGATCCGTAAAAGGCCTGCCGGAGGCAAGGGACCAGTCCCGCACGGTCAGGATGCCAGGCGTGGTCCCGGTGATGCCGGTTGACCAGTTCTGGTGGCCGTAGACCACCTGCGCAACACCGCTTAAAACCGGCGCCACGTCGGATACTGCCGGGCATTCTCTCTTGATTGCCTCCGCGTCGCCGGCTGTGAGGGTGGATTGCGTTCCCGAGCCCATTCGGACCCCGCCTGCAGTGGTGGCGCCTGGAAGAACGATCAGGAGATTGCTCCCCATGCTTGAAATCTGCTGCGCAATCTGCGTGCTTGCCCCGGTGCCGACGGCAAGCATGGCGATCACGGCGCCGACGCCTATTACCATCCCGAGCATAGTCAGTGCGGAGCGCATCTTGTTCACCCTTAAAGCCCTGAAGGATATTCTGAATGTCGAGGGAAAATTAATCATGTCTTTCCACCGGTTCGTCACTGACTATGCGGCCGTCGAGAAACCTGATGATTCGTCTGCTGTATGAGGCAATGTCCGGTTCATGCGTTATGAGGATAATGGTGATGTTTGATTCCATGTTGAGTCTGGTAAAAAGCTCCATCAACTCGGCACTTGCCTTTGTGTCAAGGTTGCCTGTCGGCTCATCAGCGAGGATGACGGGCGCAGCATTGACGAGCGCCCTCGCGACGGCGACTCTCTGCTGCTGTCCGCCGGAAAGCTGATTGGGATGGTGATTCTCCCTCTCCTCCAGCCCCACGCTCCTGAGCGCCGCCATAGCCCGCTCCCTCCTGTCACTTGTCGCGAGACCGTCGTAGAGCATA contains:
- a CDS encoding ABC transporter ATP-binding protein; translation: MIETTEISKNYRMGDFAVNALDKVSLSIEKGEFVAIMGPSGSGKSTFMHILGCLDQPTSGRYLLDGIDVSRLQRDELADIRKKKIGFIFQGFNLLSRTSAIENVELPMLYDGLATSDRRERAMAALRSVGLEERENHHPNQLSGGQQQRVAVARALVNAAPVILADEPTGNLDTKASAELMELFTRLNMESNITIILITHEPDIASYSRRIIRFLDGRIVSDEPVERHD
- the nuoE gene encoding NADH-quinone oxidoreductase subunit NuoE is translated as MLSEAAANEIKEIRKRYATARSCIMPCLYVVQREYGYITEEGMREIAKILGVQPVLVFEVSTFYTMYNKKPVGKYHVQVCTNISCSILDGEHIVDVISRKLGIKVKETTPDKKFTLSTVECLGSCGTAPMMQINDKYYENLNDAKVEDILNGLR
- a CDS encoding ABC transporter permease, with product MINFPSTFRISFRALRVNKMRSALTMLGMVIGVGAVIAMLAVGTGASTQIAQQISSMGSNLLIVLPGATTAGGVRMGSGTQSTLTAGDAEAIKRECPAVSDVAPVLSGVAQVVYGHQNWSTGITGTTPGILTVRDWSLASGRPFTDQDIKSSAKVALLGKTVIENLFGDLDPVGQIIRIRKIPFTVIGVLSAKGQTSGGQDQDDTIFVPLTTAQKKLFGTAFPGMVRMISVKATGTEDLDAAGEQITRLLRQRHRIGPGVEDDFSVRNLTQFMQAAEQSTRVMTLLLGAIASVSLIVGGIGIMNIMLVSVTERTREIGIRMAVGARTWDIRLQFIVEALTLSVIGGIAGIIAGVVSSEVLSMLAGWPVTISPLSILLAFGFSAMVGIFFGFYPAYKASLLNPIDALRYE
- the nuoF gene encoding NADH-quinone oxidoreductase subunit NuoF, which encodes MFEPVLLKNINMPDSYKLTSYMSSGGYQALKKALEMTPDSLIQMVKDSGLRGRGGAGFSTGLKWSFIPKDPTLQKYLCCNADEGEPGTFKDRAIIEYDPHQLIEGMVIASYAIGADTSYIYIRGEFSLGADRLEDAIKEAYQKNYLGKNILGTKFSHDIYVHRGAGAYICGEETALLESIEGRRALPRIKPPFPAHVGLFGKPTVINNVETLACIPHIVNRGAAWFASIGPAKSPGPKLFGISGSVNKPGLYELPMGTPLREIIFTHAGGIRPGKKLKAVIPGGVSAPMLTEKDLDTPMDFDSLAAKGTMLGSGAVVVIDDSMCIVKAALITHEFFHHESCGKCTPCREGLDWIVKVMRRIEHGQGKEGDMELLKKLCVDIFGRTFCPLGDGAVMALRGAFNNFTEEFEYHIKNKRCMVNGNR
- a CDS encoding NADH-quinone oxidoreductase subunit B → MEERRTGMAINENVLFTTLDNVVNWGRRSALWPMTFGLACCAIEMIAAGCSRYDTDRFGIVFRPTPRQSDVMIIAGTMTKKMAPAVKRLYDQMPDPKWVIAMGGCASAGGPFNTYSVVQGSDLVVPVDIYIPGCPPRPEALLYGFLQLQEKIRREMPSVLEKFKS
- the ndhC gene encoding NADH-quinone oxidoreductase subunit A, yielding MTYLPVLIIVGFVTALAVTVLFVNSIVSPSNPFKGKLLPWECGMEPIGSASTGHFRIHFFIVAILFIVFDVETLFLFPWAVVLRSIGGIAFVEMFVFIAILAVGFIYAWKKGALEWQ
- the nuoD gene encoding NADH dehydrogenase (quinone) subunit D; the encoded protein is MDLITREMTLNMGPQHPSTHGVMHLVLHLQGEKIVKADPDIGYLHRGMEKIAENLLYGQFVPYTDRLDYLSSMTNNLGYVMAVEKLLGLEIPERGKYIRVITSELSRISSHLLAIGAWGLDLGAMTMVLYAFREREMILDLFEMLCGARLTYNYMKVGGVRGDLPAGFVEKCTEFIKIFPKRVDEYETLLTGNRIWLQRTKGIGVLSAKDATDLGLTGPSLRGSGVKWDIRKDEPYLVYDRFDFDVPVGTNGDCFDRYMCRVEEMRQAARIISQALQQLPDGSVNANAPDIVSPPRKDVYNNMEALIHHFKIISHGYKTPVGEVYCSIEAPKGELGFYIKSDGTEKPFRVKIRAPSFVNLQSIDPMSRGAYFADVVSVISSLDPVFGEVDK
- a CDS encoding NADH-quinone oxidoreductase subunit C; this encodes MDVNELKQEEVLSEHPVLVQKIRSRFGKSIIETAVFRGEITHVIATKDIADVCNSLKYDLDFQFNFLSDIIGTDCRPLNSYFEVVYQLYSIPHKHRIRLKVRVKEGESVPSVTSVWKSANFAEREAYDLVGIVFTGHPDLRRIYMAPDWEGHPLRRDYPLVGYKDQYNPCGVEKKQ